A stretch of Cicer arietinum cultivar CDC Frontier isolate Library 1 chromosome 5, Cicar.CDCFrontier_v2.0, whole genome shotgun sequence DNA encodes these proteins:
- the LOC101495464 gene encoding uncharacterized protein isoform X2: MEATERLGGQYSPNLHPQCTHLVVQSFGGHKLEHALKHGAKNGLFVVTLGWFVDSVRKNVRLTESLYSVKSYGDDNMHLDDFRLVPGYTNAGNCLPARIYETKHTHPGRDSNRCLDSTLSGCSIYVDPGISSELRNKVVESASSEGASFAEQWFVGCNVSHVVTEGTSIQRYLGYSSNLITPLWILKTAKEKQVQRLVNMSVDLARQVGLKLEDIHNGISRKEVVKQKVDDNLHGSKSEVGYKERQQIVNSAKKGVRSRRGRRMQTCQTPIRPITPNNLLDSICWSISETTSTASIYTDSFSAEDPNENHTSIFFDAKGDGKDSDASFSNSTRTLTESEKSELIFKNHFLTILFPIDRFSEIGPSSRTFFSHDGFTCLQVLDHIHAFYQENMSSHEIELAIHTDSRHADRLRSMYSSKETSECGYVMFKRIEFLGSRTSFEMLKRVSGDNNSNVYELVLRA, from the exons ATGGAAGCTACAGAGAGATTAGGTGGCCAGTATAGCCCCAATCTTCATCCTCAATGTACCCATTTGGTGGTTCAGA GCTTTGGTGGACACAAATTGGAACATGCGCTGAAGCACGGAGCAAAAAATGGTCTCTTTGTTGTCACACTGGGCTGGTTTGTCGATAGTGTCAGGAAAAACG TAAGGTTGACTGAATCACTTTATAGTGTGAAGAGTTATGGGGATGACAATATGCACTTGGATGATTTTAGACTGGTTCCTGGGTATACAAATGCTGGAAATTGTCTTCCTGCAAGAATATATGAAACTAAGCATACTCATCCTGGGAGAGATTCTAATAGATGTTTGGACTCAACTTTGTCTGGTTGCTCCATCTATGTTGATCCAGGCATTTCATCCGAATTGCGGAACAAG GTTGTTGAGAGTGCTTCAAGCGAAGGTGCGAGTTTTGCGGAACAATGGTTTGTTGGCTGCAACGTTAGTCATGTAGTGACTGAAGGGACATCCATTCAAAGATATCTTGGATACTCTAGTAACCTCATTACA CCACTGTGGATTCTCAAAACAGCTAAGGAGAAACAAGTGCAAAGACTTGTTAACATGTCTGTTGATTTGGCAAGACAAGTTGGTTTGAAGCTTGAAGACATTCATAATGGCATTTCGAGGAAG GAAGTAGTAAAGCAAAAAGTCGACGACAATCTTCACGGCAGCAAAAGTGAAGTTGGTTACAAAGAAAGACAGCAAATTGTAAATTCAGCAAAAAAAGGTGTCAGAAGTCGCCGTGGTCGTCGGATGCAG ACTTGTCAGACTCCAATCCGTCCCATAACACCTAACAACCTTCTGGACTCTATCTGCTGGTCAATATCAGAGACAACTTCGACTGCTTCGATTTACACAGATTCTTTCAGTGCCGAAGATCCTAACGAAAATCatacttcaatattttttgaTGCAAAAGGGGATGGAAAGGATTCAGACGCTTCATTTTCAAACTCCACGCGTACTCTAACAGAAAG TGAGAAATCTGAgttgatatttaaaaatcattttctcaCCATACTCTTCCCAATTGACCGGTTTTCCGAGATAGGCCCTTCTTCAAGAACATTTTTTAGCCATGACGGTTTTACATGTCTGCAGGTGTTAGATCATATCCATGCATTTTATCAG GAGAACATGTCAAGCCATGAAATAGAATTGGCAATTCATACAGATTCAAGACACGCGGATAGGCTTCGATCAATGTACTCCAGTAAGGAAACATCAGAGTGTGGGTATGTGATGTTCAAACGAATTGAATTTTTGGGTAGTCGTACAAGTTTTGAAATGTTGAAGCGCGTAAGTGGGGATAACAACTCCAATGTGTATGAGTTAGTACTTAGGGCTTAA
- the LOC101495464 gene encoding uncharacterized protein isoform X1, with protein sequence MGGEGRVEIVSGKGCSRLFSSSFRNLHPLEKMSPVSSSLQLPSTAPFAGLVICVTGLSKEARNQVMEATERLGGQYSPNLHPQCTHLVVQSFGGHKLEHALKHGAKNGLFVVTLGWFVDSVRKNVRLTESLYSVKSYGDDNMHLDDFRLVPGYTNAGNCLPARIYETKHTHPGRDSNRCLDSTLSGCSIYVDPGISSELRNKVVESASSEGASFAEQWFVGCNVSHVVTEGTSIQRYLGYSSNLITPLWILKTAKEKQVQRLVNMSVDLARQVGLKLEDIHNGISRKEVVKQKVDDNLHGSKSEVGYKERQQIVNSAKKGVRSRRGRRMQTCQTPIRPITPNNLLDSICWSISETTSTASIYTDSFSAEDPNENHTSIFFDAKGDGKDSDASFSNSTRTLTESEKSELIFKNHFLTILFPIDRFSEIGPSSRTFFSHDGFTCLQVLDHIHAFYQENMSSHEIELAIHTDSRHADRLRSMYSSKETSECGYVMFKRIEFLGSRTSFEMLKRVSGDNNSNVYELVLRA encoded by the exons ATGGGTGGTGAGGGTAGAGTTGAAATTGTGAGTGGCAAAGGGTGCTCGAGATTGTTTTCATCTTCATTCAGAAATCTTCATCCATTGGAGAAAATGTCTCCTGTTTCATCCTCTTTGCAACTACCATCAACTGCTCCTTTTGCTGGTCTTGTTATATGCGTTACTGGTTTATCTAAAG AAGCAAGGAATCAGGTCATGGAAGCTACAGAGAGATTAGGTGGCCAGTATAGCCCCAATCTTCATCCTCAATGTACCCATTTGGTGGTTCAGA GCTTTGGTGGACACAAATTGGAACATGCGCTGAAGCACGGAGCAAAAAATGGTCTCTTTGTTGTCACACTGGGCTGGTTTGTCGATAGTGTCAGGAAAAACG TAAGGTTGACTGAATCACTTTATAGTGTGAAGAGTTATGGGGATGACAATATGCACTTGGATGATTTTAGACTGGTTCCTGGGTATACAAATGCTGGAAATTGTCTTCCTGCAAGAATATATGAAACTAAGCATACTCATCCTGGGAGAGATTCTAATAGATGTTTGGACTCAACTTTGTCTGGTTGCTCCATCTATGTTGATCCAGGCATTTCATCCGAATTGCGGAACAAG GTTGTTGAGAGTGCTTCAAGCGAAGGTGCGAGTTTTGCGGAACAATGGTTTGTTGGCTGCAACGTTAGTCATGTAGTGACTGAAGGGACATCCATTCAAAGATATCTTGGATACTCTAGTAACCTCATTACA CCACTGTGGATTCTCAAAACAGCTAAGGAGAAACAAGTGCAAAGACTTGTTAACATGTCTGTTGATTTGGCAAGACAAGTTGGTTTGAAGCTTGAAGACATTCATAATGGCATTTCGAGGAAG GAAGTAGTAAAGCAAAAAGTCGACGACAATCTTCACGGCAGCAAAAGTGAAGTTGGTTACAAAGAAAGACAGCAAATTGTAAATTCAGCAAAAAAAGGTGTCAGAAGTCGCCGTGGTCGTCGGATGCAG ACTTGTCAGACTCCAATCCGTCCCATAACACCTAACAACCTTCTGGACTCTATCTGCTGGTCAATATCAGAGACAACTTCGACTGCTTCGATTTACACAGATTCTTTCAGTGCCGAAGATCCTAACGAAAATCatacttcaatattttttgaTGCAAAAGGGGATGGAAAGGATTCAGACGCTTCATTTTCAAACTCCACGCGTACTCTAACAGAAAG TGAGAAATCTGAgttgatatttaaaaatcattttctcaCCATACTCTTCCCAATTGACCGGTTTTCCGAGATAGGCCCTTCTTCAAGAACATTTTTTAGCCATGACGGTTTTACATGTCTGCAGGTGTTAGATCATATCCATGCATTTTATCAG GAGAACATGTCAAGCCATGAAATAGAATTGGCAATTCATACAGATTCAAGACACGCGGATAGGCTTCGATCAATGTACTCCAGTAAGGAAACATCAGAGTGTGGGTATGTGATGTTCAAACGAATTGAATTTTTGGGTAGTCGTACAAGTTTTGAAATGTTGAAGCGCGTAAGTGGGGATAACAACTCCAATGTGTATGAGTTAGTACTTAGGGCTTAA